One Mycolicibacterium pulveris genomic region harbors:
- a CDS encoding aromatic ring-hydroxylating oxygenase subunit alpha, with protein MGRWPKPPEGSWTEHYPELGTGPVSFRDSTSPEFYELEREAVFKRAWLNIARVEELPRVGSYLTREIDAAKSSVIVVKGKDEKIRAFYNVCRHRGNKLVWNDFPNEEVKGTCRQFTCKYHGWRYDLKGELTFVQQEGEFFELDTSQYGLKPVNCDVWNGFVFINFDPEPRWSLREYLGPMITALDDYPFELMTERYEFEAHNNSNWKIFADAFQEYYHVPSLHSQQVPSAVRQPNATFECGHFQIDGPHRLVSTAGTRRWKLAPEYMYPVERVTRSGLVGPWRTPETHFSAGLNPGGIEPWGITNFQIFPNLEILIYHGWYLLYRYWPTSHNTHKFEAYTAFHPARTVRERVEHEVAAVVLKEFALQDAGMLGGTQAALEYGVVDEFPLSDQEILVRHLHKVAVDWVEEYKAAHAPVGV; from the coding sequence ATGGGGCGCTGGCCTAAACCACCAGAAGGCAGTTGGACAGAGCACTATCCGGAGCTGGGAACCGGCCCGGTGTCGTTCCGCGACTCGACGTCACCGGAGTTCTACGAGCTCGAACGCGAGGCGGTGTTCAAGCGGGCCTGGCTCAACATCGCCCGCGTCGAAGAACTGCCGCGCGTCGGCAGCTACCTCACCAGGGAGATCGACGCCGCCAAGTCGTCGGTGATCGTCGTGAAAGGCAAGGACGAGAAGATCCGCGCCTTCTACAACGTCTGCCGTCATCGCGGAAACAAGCTGGTGTGGAACGACTTTCCCAACGAGGAGGTGAAGGGCACCTGCCGCCAGTTCACCTGCAAGTACCACGGCTGGCGCTACGACCTCAAAGGTGAGCTGACCTTCGTCCAGCAGGAGGGCGAGTTCTTCGAACTCGACACGTCGCAATACGGGCTCAAGCCCGTCAACTGCGACGTGTGGAACGGCTTCGTCTTCATCAACTTCGATCCCGAGCCGAGGTGGAGCCTTCGGGAATACCTCGGCCCGATGATCACCGCGTTGGACGACTACCCCTTCGAGCTGATGACCGAACGCTACGAGTTCGAGGCGCACAACAACAGCAACTGGAAGATCTTCGCCGACGCGTTCCAGGAGTACTACCACGTGCCGTCGCTGCACTCGCAGCAAGTGCCCAGCGCGGTGCGCCAACCCAACGCGACCTTCGAGTGTGGGCACTTCCAGATCGACGGGCCACACCGGCTGGTGTCCACCGCAGGAACCCGGCGGTGGAAGCTGGCGCCGGAGTACATGTATCCCGTCGAGAGGGTCACGCGCAGTGGACTTGTCGGCCCGTGGCGCACCCCCGAGACGCACTTCTCGGCCGGCCTGAACCCAGGCGGGATCGAGCCGTGGGGCATCACGAACTTTCAGATCTTTCCGAACCTGGAGATCCTCATCTACCACGGCTGGTACCTGCTGTACCGGTACTGGCCGACGTCGCACAACACCCACAAGTTCGAGGCCTACACCGCGTTTCACCCGGCCCGCACCGTGCGCGAGCGCGTCGAGCACGAGGTGGCGGCGGTGGTCCTCAAGGAGTTCGCGCTACAGGACGCGGGCATGCTGGGCGGCACCCAGGCCGCGCTGGA